A single genomic interval of Mucilaginibacter robiniae harbors:
- a CDS encoding DUF4136 domain-containing protein: protein MKRTLYFALVLFAISALSACSSYHYYKAGDDYLNLKQYRTFAWAAPEGPGAEGNFRGPRQRRPDDSQGQPPRRRDFGNQGPRMQGPNRGQASLGARLNEVNNNKYFNNPEAVRKIQDAAVSSLQSKGLVMQPNNPDLLVRYTTIVDRGSRNGYAYTPYYGLGWGGWGGYGGWGWRYPYFGLGWGGGWGGYGYGGGYPVQEHFKEGVLAIELIDTHTNQTVWIGYGAGELSKNREKAIAQLPKVVNDIFKQLPVGM, encoded by the coding sequence TCATTATTACAAAGCCGGAGACGATTACCTGAATTTAAAACAGTATCGTACGTTTGCCTGGGCAGCACCTGAAGGCCCTGGCGCTGAGGGCAACTTCCGGGGCCCGAGACAACGTCGCCCTGATGACTCTCAAGGTCAGCCACCGCGTCGTCGGGATTTTGGCAATCAGGGTCCGCGTATGCAAGGTCCAAATCGTGGTCAGGCCAGCTTAGGTGCCCGGCTTAACGAAGTAAACAACAACAAGTACTTCAACAACCCGGAAGCAGTCCGTAAAATTCAAGATGCTGCTGTAAGCAGCTTGCAAAGCAAAGGCTTGGTGATGCAACCTAACAATCCGGATTTGCTGGTACGCTACACCACTATTGTTGACCGCGGCTCACGGAACGGCTACGCTTATACACCATACTACGGCTTAGGCTGGGGTGGTTGGGGCGGCTACGGCGGCTGGGGCTGGCGCTATCCATACTTTGGCTTAGGCTGGGGTGGTGGTTGGGGCGGCTACGGTTACGGCGGCGGCTACCCTGTACAAGAACACTTTAAAGAAGGTGTACTGGCTATTGAGCTGATTGATACGCACACCAACCAAACTGTTTGGATTGGTTATGGCGCTGGAGAATTAAGCAAAAACCGCGAGAAAGCTATTGCTCAACTACCTAAAGTAGTAAACGATATTTTTAAACAACTGCCTGTAGGTATGTAA
- a CDS encoding S8 family serine peptidase has product MNKLYLKILFSIALILGGTTIALAQNQPDNTAKKTILEQLTQQFNNNYNANQLKIQTLAPAHNWFIRRKNSKGDVISLQRVSALGFPVYYHTFNNTTAAATTRTNAVQPGGELGLSLSGSSSFLNGRLAIWDEGSVYAAHQEFSGKTITLKDAATATSLHSTHVAGTMIAKGVYAPAKGMSFNSSTLLSYDFDNDITEMSAAASSLLLSNHSYGVIAGWEQNDDGTWNWYGLPGDTEDYKFGFYDTDAQNMDKIAYNAPSYLIVVAAGNNRVYTGPAVGTTYYGYKSRTDQTIVSKGPRPAGISSNNGYDILPTFANAKNILTVGAIQQQPSGPASRQSVAISNFSSLGPTDDGRIKPDICGDGDNVLSTSNSGTSAYATLSGTSMATPNVTGSLQLLQEYYAQKHNGSFMRSATLKGLACHTAFDAGNVGPDYTYGWGVLDTRKAAQAITDQNTKSLINENTLQQGQTYTIKAIASGTGALIATIAWTDPQGTPSTEGTINDRTAKLVNDLDIRVSDGTSTFLPWVLSYSNPSAAATKGDNSRDNVEQVYVDGAVPGRTYTILVSHKGTLQSGSQPYSLIVTGGGGTTYCTSAPTSSADSRINNVTFSNINNTPTAGCTTYSDYTALTTQLEIGRTYPISLTLGTCGGNFNKIAKVFIDWNADGVFNTTDELVATSGVITGTGTFTANVTVPSTATSGNSSLMRVVLQETSTASAVTACGSYGKGETQDYRVQFTAPAIDAGATAISNSAANGNCAGTNNITVRLKNYGTSAISNVPVTVTVTSANNTVVTLNETYTGTLAAGTEDNFILSGTFNAQAGAAYTLSATTKLSGDAVTGNDQTLANITIGAAPAATNLTANYCNDTNRYLLNGTGDGTLLWYSAATGGAPLTYGQNAFTTTAPTNNTYYAGVNDLNAYVGPATKSVFSGGGYNQFGPNVTVFTRVPVIIQSARLYVGNSGHVTFTVSNANGQVVSSSTLALTATRTTPGSGAQSDDAADQGQVYNLNLQLPAAGTYTISTSFSDDATLFRSNSGVSGYPYKIGDVFSIVSNTATTTSTTDTAAYKSFYYYFYNMHVISAGCPSATRQSVIVTTPVIIQNGTTLSSNFAANNQWYLNGTAITAATGQTYLPTQSGNYQLQNVLTTGCTTISPVYTYIKSDAVLNTPNDISLSVFPVPANTNLNVAFIAPAASDLNMALISTAGRIVYTNKSTVPAGNYSTAVNVSAMPPGTYILRLRLGQKQYATKLIIDR; this is encoded by the coding sequence ATGAATAAACTTTACTTGAAAATTCTTTTTTCTATTGCGCTCATATTAGGTGGAACTACGATAGCTCTGGCCCAAAACCAGCCGGATAATACGGCTAAGAAAACTATACTGGAACAGCTCACCCAGCAGTTCAATAACAACTACAACGCTAATCAGCTAAAAATACAAACGCTGGCACCGGCCCACAATTGGTTTATCCGTCGTAAAAACAGTAAAGGCGATGTTATATCATTACAACGAGTATCTGCATTAGGCTTTCCGGTTTATTACCATACGTTCAACAATACCACAGCCGCAGCCACTACCCGAACCAATGCCGTACAACCTGGTGGCGAACTGGGCCTGAGCTTATCAGGTTCCAGCAGTTTTTTGAACGGCAGACTAGCTATTTGGGATGAAGGTTCGGTTTATGCTGCCCACCAGGAGTTTTCCGGCAAAACAATTACTCTGAAAGATGCGGCAACAGCTACCAGCTTACACTCTACCCACGTAGCGGGCACCATGATAGCCAAAGGTGTTTATGCACCTGCCAAAGGCATGTCTTTCAACAGCAGCACGCTCCTATCATACGATTTTGATAACGATATTACCGAAATGAGCGCCGCGGCATCTAGCTTGCTGTTATCCAACCACTCTTATGGTGTAATAGCCGGTTGGGAACAAAATGATGATGGCACCTGGAACTGGTATGGCTTACCTGGTGATACGGAAGATTATAAATTCGGTTTTTACGATACCGATGCCCAAAACATGGATAAGATTGCCTACAATGCGCCTAGCTATTTGATTGTGGTAGCAGCAGGCAACAACCGTGTTTATACCGGCCCGGCGGTAGGTACTACCTACTATGGCTATAAAAGCCGCACCGATCAAACTATTGTAAGTAAAGGCCCTCGTCCGGCTGGTATCAGCAGCAATAACGGGTATGATATATTGCCCACCTTTGCCAATGCTAAAAATATTTTAACTGTTGGTGCTATACAGCAGCAACCATCAGGACCAGCCAGCCGGCAATCGGTAGCTATTTCTAACTTTAGCTCGTTAGGACCTACTGATGATGGCCGTATCAAACCCGACATTTGCGGTGATGGCGACAATGTGCTATCTACCAGCAACAGCGGAACTTCGGCTTATGCTACGTTATCAGGTACCTCAATGGCTACGCCTAACGTAACTGGCTCTTTGCAATTACTGCAAGAGTACTATGCCCAAAAGCATAACGGCAGTTTCATGCGTTCGGCTACCTTAAAAGGCTTAGCTTGCCACACCGCTTTTGATGCCGGCAATGTCGGACCCGATTATACCTATGGCTGGGGTGTATTAGATACGCGCAAAGCAGCACAAGCCATTACCGATCAAAATACCAAAAGTCTGATCAACGAAAACACCTTGCAACAAGGTCAAACATATACCATTAAGGCGATAGCTTCAGGTACAGGTGCTTTGATAGCTACCATAGCTTGGACTGATCCGCAAGGTACGCCCAGCACCGAAGGCACAATTAACGACCGTACCGCCAAACTAGTTAACGATTTGGACATTCGGGTGAGTGATGGTACCAGTACGTTTTTACCTTGGGTGCTGAGCTACAGTAATCCAAGTGCAGCCGCCACCAAGGGTGACAATAGCCGTGATAACGTAGAGCAGGTATATGTAGATGGTGCGGTACCAGGCCGCACTTACACCATTCTCGTATCGCATAAAGGTACGCTGCAATCGGGCTCACAGCCCTACTCGTTGATTGTAACAGGTGGGGGTGGTACAACTTACTGTACCTCTGCCCCTACTTCCAGTGCAGATTCGCGCATTAACAATGTTACCTTTTCCAACATCAATAATACACCGACAGCAGGCTGTACCACGTACTCAGACTATACCGCACTTACTACCCAGTTAGAAATTGGCCGTACTTACCCAATCAGCCTTACTTTAGGTACCTGCGGCGGCAATTTCAACAAAATAGCCAAAGTATTTATTGACTGGAACGCTGATGGCGTTTTTAATACTACAGATGAGTTAGTAGCCACCAGCGGTGTAATTACCGGCACGGGCACCTTTACGGCTAATGTAACCGTGCCTTCTACTGCCACTTCAGGAAACTCCAGCTTGATGCGGGTAGTACTGCAAGAAACCAGCACAGCATCAGCAGTTACCGCCTGTGGCAGCTATGGCAAAGGTGAAACGCAGGATTACCGCGTACAGTTTACCGCACCTGCTATTGATGCCGGTGCTACGGCCATCAGCAATAGTGCAGCCAATGGCAACTGTGCCGGTACCAATAACATTACCGTCCGGCTTAAAAATTACGGAACATCAGCCATCAGTAATGTACCGGTTACGGTCACTGTAACTTCGGCCAATAATACGGTAGTTACTTTAAATGAAACCTATACCGGCACGTTAGCAGCAGGCACCGAAGATAACTTTATCCTAAGTGGTACCTTTAATGCCCAAGCTGGGGCAGCTTATACATTGAGCGCCACTACCAAGTTAAGCGGTGATGCAGTAACCGGCAACGACCAAACTTTAGCTAACATCACCATCGGAGCCGCACCTGCAGCCACCAACCTGACGGCCAATTACTGTAATGATACCAACCGCTACTTACTTAACGGTACGGGTGATGGTACTTTGCTTTGGTACTCGGCAGCAACTGGCGGCGCTCCATTAACGTACGGCCAAAATGCTTTTACAACTACTGCCCCTACCAACAATACTTACTATGCCGGGGTGAATGATTTGAACGCCTATGTAGGTCCGGCTACAAAAAGTGTGTTCTCGGGTGGTGGGTATAACCAGTTTGGACCGAATGTTACGGTATTTACCCGTGTTCCGGTCATTATTCAGAGTGCGCGTTTATATGTGGGGAACTCGGGACATGTTACTTTTACGGTATCAAACGCTAACGGACAAGTGGTATCCAGCAGTACACTTGCGCTTACCGCAACACGCACCACGCCAGGTTCCGGCGCTCAATCTGATGATGCCGCCGACCAGGGGCAGGTTTACAATCTGAATCTGCAACTACCAGCAGCGGGCACTTATACCATCAGTACCAGCTTTAGCGATGATGCTACTTTATTCAGAAGTAACAGCGGGGTGAGTGGCTATCCTTACAAAATCGGTGATGTATTCAGTATTGTATCCAACACGGCAACCACTACATCAACCACCGATACGGCAGCTTATAAATCTTTTTACTACTATTTTTATAACATGCACGTAATTAGTGCAGGCTGCCCTTCGGCTACGCGTCAATCAGTTATAGTAACCACGCCGGTTATTATTCAAAACGGCACTACGCTGAGTTCGAACTTTGCGGCTAACAACCAGTGGTATTTAAACGGTACAGCTATTACCGCGGCAACCGGGCAAACCTACTTGCCTACGCAAAGCGGTAATTACCAGTTACAAAATGTGCTGACAACGGGTTGTACAACCATATCGCCCGTTTACACCTATATTAAGAGTGATGCGGTGCTGAATACGCCTAATGATATTAGCTTATCGGTGTTCCCGGTGCCAGCCAATACCAATTTAAACGTTGCCTTTATTGCACCTGCGGCCAGCGATTTAAATATGGCGCTCATCAGCACAGCTGGCAGAATAGTGTACACCAACAAAAGCACAGTGCCGGCAGGGAATTACAGTACGGCAGTTAACGTATCTGCCATGCCCCCCGGCACTTACATACTTCGGTTACGACTGGGGCAAAAACAATATGCCACCAAGCTGATTATTGACCGCTAA
- the ggt gene encoding gamma-glutamyltransferase, whose protein sequence is MKILSIKTIFKPQLYIAFTLATSIAYAQTPVSQSEQPSKNGMVVCAYPDAAQAGLSILKKGGNAVDAAVAVQFALAVTLPEAGNIGGGGFMVYRSAKGQTNTLDYREKAPGKANADMYLDANGNVIPNKSLYTHQAVGVPGSVDGMIEAHRKYGKLKWAELVQPAINLAHQGFKITQHLAADLNRNQADFKRLNPSKSYFLKDTPWAAGDLLVQEDLAKTLMLIRDQGRAGFYNGTVATQLISEMKSADGLITQADLDNYHSVWRKPVIGKYKQYKVITMPPPSSGGIALLQLLHSVEPFPLHRWGYNQDSTVQLIVEAERRVYADRSKYLGDPDFYKVPVDSLLRPSYVDNRMKSFTWAQATPSSAIQPGTFVGYESDQTTHYCIVDREGNAVSITTTLNGSFGAKIFVKGAGFLLNNEMDDFSSKPGVPNMYGLVGGKANSIQPGKRMLSSMTPTILEKNGQLFMVVGTPGGSTIITSVFQTILNVIEFNQTPQQAVASKRFHHQWLPDDIETEHEALDKSVEAKLQQKGYKITDRGAIGRVEAIVKTPQGYVGGADPRGDDTKAGW, encoded by the coding sequence ATGAAAATTCTCTCTATAAAAACCATATTCAAACCGCAGCTGTACATCGCTTTTACTTTAGCTACCAGTATAGCTTATGCACAAACGCCGGTAAGTCAGTCTGAACAGCCCAGTAAAAACGGCATGGTGGTTTGCGCCTACCCGGATGCGGCACAAGCAGGCTTAAGCATATTGAAAAAAGGCGGTAATGCGGTTGATGCCGCTGTGGCTGTACAATTTGCTTTGGCTGTTACCCTGCCCGAAGCTGGTAATATTGGCGGTGGTGGCTTTATGGTTTACCGTTCGGCCAAGGGGCAAACCAACACGCTCGATTACCGGGAAAAAGCGCCTGGCAAAGCTAATGCCGATATGTACCTCGATGCTAACGGCAACGTAATCCCGAATAAAAGCTTGTACACCCACCAGGCGGTAGGCGTACCCGGTTCGGTAGATGGTATGATTGAGGCGCACCGCAAATACGGCAAACTGAAATGGGCCGAATTGGTGCAACCGGCTATTAATCTGGCTCATCAGGGTTTTAAAATTACCCAGCACCTGGCTGCCGATTTAAACCGCAACCAAGCCGATTTTAAACGACTGAACCCCAGTAAAAGCTACTTTTTGAAAGATACCCCTTGGGCTGCCGGTGATTTACTGGTGCAGGAAGATTTGGCCAAAACCCTGATGCTGATTCGGGATCAAGGACGTGCAGGTTTCTATAACGGTACGGTTGCCACTCAACTGATTTCCGAAATGAAATCGGCCGATGGACTGATTACCCAGGCTGATCTGGACAACTACCATTCGGTGTGGCGCAAGCCGGTGATTGGGAAGTACAAGCAATATAAGGTAATTACCATGCCGCCACCATCCAGCGGGGGTATTGCTCTGTTGCAATTGCTGCACAGTGTAGAACCTTTCCCACTGCACCGCTGGGGCTATAACCAGGATTCGACCGTGCAATTGATAGTGGAGGCGGAGCGGCGTGTGTATGCCGACCGTTCTAAATACTTGGGCGACCCCGACTTTTACAAGGTTCCGGTAGATAGTTTGTTACGCCCTAGCTATGTGGATAACCGCATGAAAAGCTTTACCTGGGCACAAGCCACGCCCAGCAGCGCCATACAACCCGGTACTTTTGTCGGTTACGAAAGTGACCAAACTACCCACTACTGTATTGTTGACCGCGAAGGCAATGCAGTATCCATCACCACTACGCTGAATGGTTCATTTGGGGCTAAGATATTTGTAAAGGGTGCCGGCTTTTTGCTGAATAATGAGATGGACGATTTCAGCTCTAAACCGGGTGTGCCCAACATGTACGGACTGGTAGGCGGCAAAGCCAACAGCATACAACCTGGCAAACGCATGTTATCGTCCATGACGCCAACTATACTGGAAAAGAACGGTCAGCTGTTTATGGTAGTGGGTACGCCGGGGGGCTCTACCATTATTACTTCGGTTTTTCAAACCATCCTGAACGTGATTGAGTTTAACCAGACCCCACAACAGGCGGTAGCCTCTAAACGCTTCCACCATCAATGGCTGCCTGATGATATCGAAACCGAACACGAAGCACTGGACAAATCAGTAGAAGCCAAGCTGCAACAAAAAGGCTATAAAATCACCGATCGTGGTGCCATAGGCCGCGTAGAGGCCATTGTCAAAACGCCGCAAGGCTACGTAGGCGGTGCTGACCCGCGTGGGGATGATACGAAGGCAGGTTGGTAG
- a CDS encoding outer membrane beta-barrel protein → MNKYLYSLAVLLCASLAAQAQTQKGSQLLGGQISESTGKGTTIEHDPSDNGATTVSKDKMNYFGIGPSYSYFVANNLDLGASVGYTSSTLKNNFSALGNDATQQKGFNSGVFLRKYFLYDGKVGFRVGPYVSYQHAKATMNYQNTQSFNEDTVENRLNAGIGLDFVYFPARRIGLAASIGSLSYEKVYYKELSGGQLMQEQRDHAFGANLASNLALSVYYSFGK, encoded by the coding sequence ATGAATAAATATCTTTACTCTTTAGCTGTTTTATTATGTGCCTCATTAGCGGCTCAGGCGCAAACGCAAAAAGGCAGCCAACTGCTGGGCGGGCAAATCTCAGAAAGTACCGGCAAAGGCACAACCATTGAGCACGATCCTAGCGATAACGGTGCTACTACGGTGAGCAAAGACAAAATGAACTACTTTGGCATTGGCCCTTCTTACAGCTACTTTGTGGCTAACAACCTTGACCTGGGGGCTTCAGTAGGCTATACCAGCTCTACGCTTAAGAATAACTTCAGCGCTTTGGGCAACGATGCAACCCAGCAGAAAGGATTCAACTCCGGTGTTTTCTTAAGAAAATATTTTTTGTATGACGGCAAGGTCGGTTTCCGCGTGGGGCCTTATGTAAGCTACCAACACGCCAAGGCTACCATGAATTACCAAAACACGCAGAGCTTTAACGAGGATACTGTAGAAAACAGGTTAAATGCAGGCATTGGTTTAGACTTTGTTTATTTCCCAGCCCGCAGGATCGGGCTGGCAGCAAGCATTGGCAGCCTGTCATATGAGAAGGTGTATTACAAGGAGCTATCCGGCGGTCAGCTGATGCAGGAGCAGCGGGATCATGCCTTCGGCGCGAACCTGGCTTCCAATTTAGCTTTATCGGTTTATTATTCCTTTGGTAAATAG
- a CDS encoding sensor histidine kinase — MLQSARYTRARIGVGIPGKYHATLFNKFSKAGRPGLKGQVSIGLGMSIIKTLVEWHKGEIWFRSKEHEGTTFYIELPK, encoded by the coding sequence TTGCTGCAGTCAGCCCGATATACTCGCGCCAGAATTGGGGTAGGCATTCCGGGGAAATATCATGCCACCTTGTTCAATAAATTTAGCAAGGCAGGCAGGCCAGGGTTGAAAGGCCAGGTTTCTATCGGGCTGGGCATGTCTATCATTAAAACCCTTGTAGAATGGCACAAGGGTGAAATTTGGTTTCGCAGCAAAGAGCACGAGGGTACTACCTTCTACATCGAGTTACCAAAATAA
- a CDS encoding aminotransferase class V-fold PLP-dependent enzyme, with protein MTFTEQFPVLNNYTYVNTASSGILSQSLLNWRRQHDMDFMEQGSNFRLPQADFLQQVKNSVARLFHSNVENTFLVPNFSYGFNILLDGLPGKQRVLLVQEDYPSINYPVKSRGYAYEHVVADELLEQNLLARIEQFKPTLLAFSLVQYISGIKIDPAFIKTLKHTYPELLLVADGTQYCGTEPFNFVESGLDALMASGYKWMLSGYGNGFALLNENLASQLYAGNQQKTFPSEPFLQGRSPLSFYFEPGHQDTLTFGSLKQAIADLEQTGLANIASHIQQLSQQALNAFADRGLLAEAILKRKQHSSIFNLNLTEQVFNQLQQAGVLTSLRGPGIRVSFHFYNTEQDLERLLEVIDQHR; from the coding sequence ATGACTTTTACTGAGCAGTTTCCTGTTCTGAACAACTATACGTATGTCAATACGGCGAGTTCGGGTATCCTGTCGCAATCGTTACTGAACTGGCGCAGGCAGCATGATATGGATTTCATGGAACAAGGCAGCAATTTCCGTCTGCCACAAGCTGATTTTTTACAGCAGGTAAAAAACAGCGTAGCCCGGCTGTTCCATTCCAATGTAGAAAACACCTTCCTGGTGCCCAACTTTTCGTATGGCTTTAACATTCTGCTGGATGGCTTACCAGGCAAGCAACGAGTATTGCTGGTACAGGAAGATTACCCTTCTATTAATTACCCGGTAAAAAGTCGCGGTTATGCATATGAACACGTAGTGGCAGACGAACTGCTGGAACAAAACCTGCTGGCTCGTATCGAGCAGTTTAAGCCTACCCTGCTGGCCTTTAGTTTGGTACAGTACATCAGCGGCATCAAAATAGACCCGGCGTTTATCAAAACCCTGAAACATACCTACCCTGAACTACTGCTGGTAGCCGATGGTACCCAATATTGCGGCACCGAACCTTTCAACTTTGTTGAATCAGGGCTGGATGCGCTCATGGCCAGCGGCTATAAATGGATGCTAAGCGGCTATGGCAATGGCTTTGCCCTATTGAACGAGAACTTAGCTAGTCAGCTTTACGCAGGTAACCAGCAAAAGACATTCCCTTCGGAACCTTTTCTACAAGGCCGCAGTCCGTTATCATTTTACTTTGAACCCGGCCATCAGGACACCCTAACCTTCGGTAGCCTGAAACAAGCTATTGCTGATCTGGAACAAACCGGTTTGGCTAACATAGCCAGCCACATTCAACAACTCAGCCAGCAAGCCCTAAACGCCTTTGCTGACCGTGGTTTACTAGCTGAAGCTATACTGAAACGTAAGCAGCATTCCTCTATATTCAACCTTAATTTGACTGAACAGGTATTCAATCAGCTACAGCAAGCCGGCGTGCTGACCTCCTTACGCGGACCAGGTATTCGAGTATCCTTCCACTTCTACAACACGGAACAAGACTTGGAACGATTGCTGGAAGTAATTGACCAGCATCGGTAA
- a CDS encoding universal stress protein — protein MKTIAVLTDLTAKGEHAAFYALHLAQHLHANILLYNAFTVPSADPMAAQIAWPMEDFDELQNDTENELNLLVKKLEVELTASPAYAFKPVIDCRCHDGALNLHLDELLNNRDIVMLVIGSHKKGLSAWLMGNHMRSVIDNVTVPVLMVPENCSFKSIHKITFPTDLMPADIDLVHAVAHLAKPFGASLLLAHICPASEEAQIPVKKFLEEVTNKIDYAHIYYRNVCDADLHDGLNWLANQAAADLLVMVHRNKGWLDQLLNRSNTLKVAEQISIPLLVFPYPVPKLPVF, from the coding sequence ATGAAAACTATAGCTGTATTAACCGATTTGACTGCAAAAGGAGAGCATGCTGCCTTTTATGCTTTGCATCTGGCTCAGCATCTTCATGCTAATATTTTATTGTACAATGCCTTTACCGTGCCTTCTGCCGACCCCATGGCTGCCCAGATTGCATGGCCGATGGAAGATTTTGATGAATTACAAAACGATACCGAAAACGAGTTAAATTTGCTGGTTAAAAAGTTAGAGGTGGAGCTTACTGCTTCACCAGCTTATGCTTTTAAACCAGTTATTGATTGCCGCTGCCATGATGGTGCATTGAACCTGCACCTGGATGAGCTATTAAATAACCGCGATATAGTGATGCTGGTAATTGGCAGCCATAAAAAGGGGCTATCTGCCTGGCTGATGGGTAACCACATGCGGAGCGTAATTGATAATGTAACAGTACCGGTATTGATGGTGCCCGAAAACTGTAGTTTTAAAAGTATCCATAAAATTACTTTCCCGACTGATTTAATGCCAGCCGATATTGATTTGGTACATGCAGTAGCCCACCTGGCTAAACCGTTTGGCGCAAGCTTGTTGCTAGCGCATATTTGCCCGGCTAGCGAGGAGGCGCAAATACCTGTTAAGAAGTTTCTGGAAGAGGTAACCAATAAAATTGATTACGCCCATATTTATTACCGCAACGTTTGCGATGCCGACCTGCATGATGGTTTAAACTGGTTGGCTAATCAGGCCGCGGCCGATTTGCTGGTGATGGTACACCGCAACAAAGGCTGGCTTGATCAACTTTTAAACCGGAGCAATACCTTGAAAGTGGCCGAACAAATCAGCATACCTTTACTGGTGTTCCCTTACCCGGTACCTAAGCTCCCTGTTTTTTAG
- a CDS encoding threonine aldolase family protein, translating to MKKFSFKNDYSEGAHPAILNALVSSNLAQQSGYGDDEYTQEAVQLIKQRIENPEAGVFLVSGGTQANLIVIASILRPHESVIAATTGHINVHEAGAIEATGHRIEAVPTPDGKLRPEDIFGVLGKFEEVHMTRPRLVYISNATEIGTMYSRQELVDLSACCREHHLYLFMDGARLGSALCAETNDITFADLARYTDVFYIGGTKNGALLGEAIVINHRELQNDFQYHLKQRGALMAKGRLLGVQFAEMFRSDLFFEMARHANQAAAKLSAAIQQLGFPLLTVSYTNQIFPILPADVIEQLLQQFDFYRWQKIDAQQTAIRLVTSWATPDEAVDQFIEVLTKITGK from the coding sequence ATGAAAAAATTTAGCTTTAAAAACGATTATAGTGAAGGCGCACACCCAGCCATTTTAAATGCCTTAGTAAGCAGTAACCTGGCCCAGCAAAGTGGTTACGGCGATGATGAATATACACAAGAAGCCGTACAACTCATTAAACAACGTATTGAAAACCCCGAAGCTGGTGTGTTCCTGGTTTCGGGTGGTACGCAGGCTAATTTGATTGTAATTGCTTCTATACTTCGCCCGCATGAGTCCGTGATAGCGGCTACTACTGGGCATATTAATGTACACGAAGCTGGAGCTATTGAAGCTACTGGGCATCGTATTGAGGCGGTGCCTACGCCTGATGGTAAACTGCGTCCTGAAGATATTTTTGGGGTACTGGGCAAGTTTGAAGAAGTGCACATGACCCGCCCGCGGTTGGTGTATATTTCAAATGCTACCGAAATTGGCACTATGTACAGCCGACAGGAACTGGTAGATTTATCAGCCTGTTGCCGTGAGCATCATTTGTATTTGTTTATGGATGGCGCTCGCCTCGGTTCAGCTTTGTGTGCTGAAACTAATGATATTACCTTTGCTGATTTAGCCCGTTATACCGATGTATTCTACATTGGCGGTACCAAAAACGGTGCTTTGCTGGGTGAAGCCATTGTGATTAACCATCGCGAACTGCAAAATGATTTTCAGTACCATTTAAAGCAGCGTGGCGCTTTGATGGCTAAAGGTCGCTTATTGGGTGTTCAGTTTGCCGAAATGTTCAGGAGCGATTTGTTTTTTGAAATGGCTCGCCATGCTAACCAAGCAGCCGCTAAACTATCGGCGGCTATTCAGCAGTTGGGTTTTCCGTTGTTAACGGTATCTTATACCAACCAGATTTTTCCAATTCTGCCTGCCGATGTAATTGAGCAGTTGTTGCAGCAGTTTGATTTTTATCGTTGGCAAAAGATAGATGCACAGCAAACCGCCATCCGCTTGGTAACCAGTTGGGCTACGCCTGATGAGGCGGTGGATCAGTTTATTGAAGTATTAACAAAGATTACCGGCAAGTAA